One Caldivirga sp. genomic region harbors:
- a CDS encoding N-acetyltransferase: MKSGIEVKPCGLDIIDSIEDLEKRIFRPSEVYTRGFLEWLCENCSSSSYVAVKDGVYIGYIITCIDRPGQGHVVSIGVLNEYRRMGVGKLLMCSSICRLKGIVNSIVLEVRVSNDAAINLYRSLGFRIHHTIPGYYSDGESAYFMILDNEYLNQAYSTCQCAP, from the coding sequence ATGAAGAGTGGTATTGAGGTTAAGCCATGTGGGTTAGATATAATTGATTCAATTGAGGATTTAGAGAAGAGGATTTTTAGACCCAGTGAGGTCTACACTAGGGGTTTTCTTGAGTGGCTTTGCGAGAATTGCTCAAGCTCATCATACGTGGCTGTTAAGGATGGGGTATACATTGGCTACATAATAACATGCATTGATAGGCCTGGTCAAGGCCACGTTGTTTCCATAGGTGTGTTAAACGAGTATAGGAGGATGGGGGTGGGTAAGCTCCTCATGTGTTCATCAATATGTAGGCTTAAGGGTATTGTGAACTCAATAGTGCTTGAGGTAAGGGTATCGAATGATGCTGCAATTAACCTATACAGGAGCTTAGGGTTCAGGATACACCACACTATACCGGGCTACTACAGTGATGGTGAGTCGGCGTACTTCATGATTCTTGATAACGAATACTTAAACCAAGCTTACTCAACATGCCAATGTGCTCCTTAA